The following proteins are encoded in a genomic region of Bosea beijingensis:
- a CDS encoding amidohydrolase: MLQDIADFAPTLQAWRRDLHAHPEIAFQEFRTSDFVAKTLASFGIEVHRGLGGTGLVGVIKGAADGPTIGLRADMDALPMEEDTGLDYRSSTKDKFHGCGHDGHTVMLLAAARHLAANPPKRGKVHLIFQPAEEIGQGAERMIADGLFERFPCSEVYALHTIPLYEEGIVAVRPGPTLSGTTVFEITIKGVGGHGAAPHTTVDPLQVAARLATEISSIVGRHVDPMQPAVISLGKLVAGTASNVIPDSAELSGTIRTYNPETEARIIDKLDAACRGFALLSGCTITCTRKASCPPCLNDPRAAAAAAAAAGQVLGETNVQTDLTPLPFSDDFALMLRQWPGAYIFLGQPGAMCHHPTFDFDDRLLPVGASILCRLVERQTGANA; the protein is encoded by the coding sequence ATGCTGCAGGACATTGCCGATTTCGCGCCGACCCTTCAGGCTTGGCGTCGCGACCTTCACGCCCATCCGGAGATCGCCTTCCAGGAATTCCGAACCTCGGACTTCGTCGCGAAGACGCTCGCCTCCTTCGGCATCGAAGTGCATCGCGGACTCGGCGGCACCGGGCTCGTCGGCGTCATCAAGGGCGCCGCTGATGGGCCGACCATCGGCCTGCGCGCCGACATGGACGCGCTGCCGATGGAGGAGGATACCGGGCTCGACTATCGCTCCTCCACCAAGGACAAGTTCCACGGCTGCGGCCATGACGGCCATACCGTGATGCTGCTGGCCGCGGCGCGCCATCTCGCCGCCAATCCGCCGAAGCGCGGCAAGGTCCACCTGATCTTCCAGCCGGCCGAGGAAATCGGCCAGGGCGCCGAGCGCATGATCGCGGACGGGCTGTTCGAGCGCTTCCCCTGCTCCGAGGTCTACGCGCTCCACACCATCCCGCTTTACGAGGAAGGCATCGTCGCGGTCCGGCCCGGCCCTACGCTCAGCGGCACGACCGTGTTCGAGATCACGATCAAGGGTGTCGGCGGCCATGGCGCCGCGCCGCATACGACCGTCGACCCGCTGCAGGTCGCCGCGCGGCTCGCGACCGAGATCTCCTCGATCGTCGGCCGCCATGTCGACCCGATGCAGCCGGCCGTGATCAGCCTCGGCAAGCTCGTCGCCGGCACGGCCTCGAACGTCATCCCCGACTCGGCCGAGCTCAGCGGTACGATCCGCACCTATAATCCCGAGACGGAGGCCCGCATCATCGACAAGCTCGATGCGGCCTGCCGGGGCTTCGCGCTGCTATCGGGCTGCACGATCACCTGCACCAGAAAGGCGAGTTGCCCGCCTTGCCTGAACGATCCCCGCGCCGCTGCGGCCGCTGCCGCCGCGGCGGGGCAGGTGCTCGGCGAAACCAATGTGCAGACCGATCTCACGCCCCTGCCCTTTTCGGACGATTTCGCACTGATGCTGCGGCAATGGCCGGGCGCCTATATCTTCCTCGGCCAGCCCGGCGCGATGTGCCACCACCCGACCTTCGATTTCGACGACCGCCTGCTGCCGGTCGGCGCCAGCATCCTGTGCCGCCTCGTCGAGCGCCAGACCGGAGCCAACGCATGA
- a CDS encoding MFS transporter — translation MTAAAIPSAEPRSSAMVRRAVISSVIGNGLEWYDFLVYGFFATVIAQVFFPTSDPLVSALLTAATFAISFLVRPVGGVLLSTYADRFGRKPILTVMILIMGFSTVLIGLTPGYATIGILAPILIIIARILQGISVGAEFASATAMLVEYAPPGRKMMFGSFQMCSQALALALAAFSGYALATLLTPEDLQGWGWRIPFLLGSLITPLGFYIRRFVDESPEYEKDTKQSTGQTPFRTVLAEHRNALLRCFGIMIPGTASNYVWFIFLPGYVIRQLKLPFTSAMLSSLIGGILLFIFVPIMGHLADRWSAFRVWLLGMLSFALLSYPLLAYVVAQPSFERLLTAQAICALSIAAIWAPTPGLLAGMFPTQVRSTGMSIAYNVVVLLFGGLAPFTLTWLVAKTGSDMVPSYYLLACTAVSLLALSLANRTRTQG, via the coding sequence ATGACCGCCGCCGCGATCCCGAGCGCCGAGCCGCGCTCCTCCGCCATGGTCCGCCGCGCCGTGATCTCCTCGGTGATCGGCAACGGCCTCGAATGGTACGATTTCCTCGTCTACGGCTTCTTCGCCACGGTGATCGCGCAAGTCTTCTTCCCGACCTCCGACCCACTGGTCTCGGCCCTGCTGACGGCGGCGACCTTCGCGATCTCCTTCCTCGTCCGCCCGGTCGGCGGCGTGTTGCTCTCGACCTATGCCGACCGCTTCGGCCGCAAGCCGATCCTGACGGTAATGATCCTGATCATGGGTTTCTCGACCGTGCTGATCGGCCTGACGCCGGGCTATGCGACGATCGGCATCCTCGCGCCGATCCTCATCATCATCGCCCGCATCCTGCAGGGCATCTCGGTCGGTGCCGAATTCGCTTCCGCCACCGCCATGCTGGTCGAATACGCGCCGCCCGGCCGCAAGATGATGTTCGGCAGCTTCCAGATGTGCTCGCAGGCGCTGGCGCTCGCGCTCGCCGCCTTCTCCGGCTACGCGCTGGCGACGCTGCTGACGCCCGAGGATTTGCAAGGCTGGGGCTGGCGCATCCCGTTCCTGCTGGGCTCGCTGATCACGCCGCTCGGCTTCTATATCCGCCGCTTCGTCGACGAATCTCCGGAATATGAGAAGGATACGAAGCAGAGCACCGGCCAGACGCCGTTCCGCACCGTGCTGGCCGAACACCGCAACGCGCTGCTGCGCTGCTTCGGCATCATGATCCCCGGCACCGCTTCGAACTATGTCTGGTTCATCTTCCTGCCCGGCTATGTGATCCGCCAGCTCAAGCTGCCCTTCACCAGCGCCATGCTGAGCTCGCTGATCGGCGGCATCCTGCTCTTCATCTTCGTGCCGATCATGGGCCATCTCGCCGATCGCTGGAGCGCCTTCCGCGTCTGGCTGCTGGGCATGCTGAGCTTCGCGCTGCTCTCCTATCCGCTGCTCGCCTATGTCGTGGCGCAACCGAGCTTCGAGCGGCTGCTGACCGCGCAGGCGATCTGCGCGCTCTCGATCGCCGCGATCTGGGCACCGACGCCCGGCCTGCTCGCCGGCATGTTCCCGACGCAAGTGCGCTCGACCGGCATGTCGATCGCCTACAATGTCGTGGTGCTGCTGTTCGGCGGACTCGCGCCGTTCACCCTGACCTGGCTGGTGGCGAAGACGGGCTCGGACATGGTTCCGTCCTATTATCTCCTCGCTTGCACGGCAGTCTCGCTGCTTGCGCTGAGCCTGGCGAACCGGACGCGCACGCAAGGCTGA
- a CDS encoding MarR family winged helix-turn-helix transcriptional regulator, translated as MARDSFLTFRLDQLSQTAMAKASQVYKERLGLNIRELRVVRAIGDQPGLSSRTLSDATFIEQTLISKHLRKLVDAGLVQRELESADARRVALQLTTQGEAVRREADRLGEEMERDFLSILTPEELAQFNHCLAKLRRWGAS; from the coding sequence ATGGCCCGCGACTCGTTCCTGACCTTCCGGCTCGACCAGTTGAGCCAGACCGCGATGGCGAAGGCCTCGCAGGTCTACAAGGAACGGCTCGGGCTCAACATTCGCGAACTAAGGGTGGTGCGCGCGATCGGCGACCAGCCGGGGCTGTCGTCCCGGACTCTGTCGGACGCGACCTTCATCGAGCAGACACTGATCTCCAAACATCTGCGCAAGCTGGTCGATGCCGGTCTGGTTCAGCGCGAACTGGAAAGCGCCGATGCACGACGTGTTGCCCTGCAGCTCACCACGCAGGGCGAGGCGGTCCGGCGGGAGGCCGACCGGCTGGGCGAGGAGATGGAACGCGATTTCCTCTCGATTCTGACGCCGGAAGAACTCGCCCAGTTCAACCATTGCCTTGCGAAACTGCGCCGTTGGGGCGCGTCCTGA
- a CDS encoding alpha/beta fold hydrolase produces the protein MTSETGFTSRFVSANDGLKLHFRDYGPLAAIALPIVCLPGFARTAADFHELALALSQDEAKPRRVLALDYRGRGLSEYDRNWKNYDIRIELDDLVQVLVASGIEQAIFVGTSRGGLLAMALAAARPAMIRGVVFNDVGPVIDARGLLRIRGYVGKLPVPRSFQEGAEILKRLSDQQFPILGEAEWEMMARRTWTDRDGALKPDYDVRLMKILEELDLEAPLPVLWTYFDALKTVPILAIRGANSDLLAEKTLEEMAERHPDCETYTAPGQGHAPLLGTKDMIRRIAKLIARTERRAG, from the coding sequence ATGACGTCCGAAACCGGCTTCACCTCCCGCTTCGTCAGTGCCAACGACGGCCTCAAGCTGCATTTTCGCGATTACGGGCCGCTCGCGGCGATCGCGCTGCCTATCGTCTGCCTGCCCGGATTTGCCCGTACCGCCGCCGACTTCCACGAACTGGCGCTCGCCCTGTCGCAGGACGAAGCCAAACCGCGCCGCGTGCTGGCGCTCGACTATCGCGGCCGCGGGCTCTCGGAATACGACAGGAACTGGAAGAACTACGACATCCGCATCGAGCTCGACGATCTCGTTCAGGTGCTGGTCGCCAGCGGGATCGAGCAGGCCATCTTCGTCGGCACCTCGCGCGGCGGCCTGCTGGCCATGGCGCTGGCGGCGGCGCGGCCCGCCATGATCCGCGGCGTCGTCTTCAACGATGTCGGCCCGGTGATCGATGCGCGCGGCCTGCTGCGCATCCGCGGCTATGTCGGCAAGCTGCCGGTGCCCCGCAGCTTCCAGGAAGGTGCGGAAATCCTGAAGCGCCTCTCCGACCAGCAGTTCCCGATCCTCGGCGAGGCGGAATGGGAGATGATGGCGCGCCGGACCTGGACCGATCGCGACGGAGCGCTGAAGCCCGATTACGACGTCAGGCTGATGAAGATTCTGGAAGAACTCGATCTCGAGGCGCCACTGCCGGTGCTCTGGACCTATTTCGATGCGCTCAAGACCGTGCCGATCCTGGCGATCCGCGGCGCTAATTCCGACCTGCTGGCCGAAAAGACGCTGGAGGAGATGGCGGAGCGCCATCCCGATTGCGAAACCTATACCGCACCGGGCCAGGGCCATGCCCCGCTGCTCGGCACGAAGGACATGATCCGGCGGATCGCCAAGTTGATCGCCCGGACAGAGCGCCGCGCTGGCTGA
- a CDS encoding OmpA family protein: MSQPARWLWGLIPLGLLWGAGNLALDAAIERDVGLRAEQAVAAAAGTTPGARPVVAQVDGRDVTIGGEVLSSDGASKAMARLHGEFGVRRTLGGLSQVVAQKPYSWFASRQAESVTLGGFVPDLDTAAANMAVASAALPGLRIDDRQTVAFGAPEGFAAMAVAMLAELPKLASGRVALDDGRFCIEGKAASPDSFLALEAALAQAERPGFRAVQCDLEPPTVAPYRWSAEQEAGGGVVLHGFYPGQDARRQILAAARQALGAGTALRDEMKPALGAPSAFLAKVARAVGDLARLRQGKVELNGDTYTIAGKGPDTYEACQALRLQIAQMDGPDSVAQAAIECPPAPPPVPVVVPIPDVPGLILHDVLPAQPKADGSAASPASGPAPAPAAPQDTPPAAPPGAPVVTPRPAAPVPLEWRAIRGTDGLRLDGTLPDAAARIEFLGMARGRFGETPVEDRMTVEPALRAEIDLRAAVAFALDALSKLKAGSVTIREKAFAITGEAADAASLTALRDLLAGGAPAGLTLAATPDNVVVRPYSLSLSADRTGLRLSGYLPDRATQAALRALVADSPLKDRFEDATTLVPRAPTGFAEAARAVLADLLRLDLGSATIVDDQVTLRGLTCRDLIKSEIETSAATGLPQGFKVDAAVSLRQTGCVVDPPASCQNDLDGLTKRNTVLFGQGTSVVELDATTERVIGEAAAILQKCPGSPVVIEGHANRDGERRGFDNMDLSLRRALRVRDELARRGIEPGQLAVKGYGSTRPLVPHEAPEARAMNRRVQFTVAK; encoded by the coding sequence ATGTCTCAACCGGCGCGTTGGCTCTGGGGGCTGATTCCACTGGGCTTGTTGTGGGGAGCCGGAAATCTCGCGCTCGATGCTGCGATCGAGCGTGATGTCGGCCTGCGCGCCGAGCAGGCCGTGGCGGCCGCAGCCGGCACGACGCCGGGCGCCCGTCCGGTCGTTGCCCAGGTCGATGGCCGCGACGTCACGATCGGGGGTGAGGTCCTGTCCTCCGATGGCGCGAGCAAGGCGATGGCTCGGCTGCATGGCGAATTCGGCGTCCGCCGGACCCTCGGCGGGTTGTCGCAGGTCGTCGCCCAGAAGCCCTATTCCTGGTTCGCGAGCCGCCAGGCCGAAAGTGTGACGCTCGGTGGCTTCGTTCCGGACCTCGACACCGCGGCGGCCAATATGGCGGTCGCATCCGCGGCCTTGCCCGGTTTGCGCATCGACGACCGCCAGACGGTCGCTTTCGGCGCGCCCGAGGGCTTCGCTGCGATGGCGGTTGCGATGCTCGCCGAATTGCCGAAGCTGGCCTCTGGGCGCGTCGCCCTCGACGATGGCCGCTTCTGCATCGAGGGCAAGGCGGCCAGCCCGGATTCGTTCCTGGCGCTCGAGGCCGCGCTGGCACAGGCGGAGCGGCCGGGTTTCCGCGCCGTGCAATGCGATCTCGAACCGCCGACCGTCGCACCTTATCGCTGGAGCGCCGAGCAGGAGGCGGGCGGCGGGGTCGTGTTGCATGGCTTCTATCCCGGCCAGGACGCGCGCCGGCAGATTCTCGCGGCGGCGCGGCAGGCGCTTGGCGCAGGCACAGCTCTCCGCGACGAGATGAAACCAGCACTCGGCGCACCATCGGCCTTCCTCGCGAAGGTCGCGCGTGCGGTCGGCGATCTGGCGCGGCTGCGGCAAGGCAAGGTCGAGCTCAACGGCGACACCTATACTATTGCCGGCAAGGGACCGGACACCTACGAGGCCTGCCAGGCCTTGCGCCTGCAGATCGCGCAGATGGATGGCCCGGACTCGGTGGCGCAGGCTGCGATCGAGTGCCCGCCGGCTCCGCCGCCGGTTCCGGTCGTCGTGCCGATCCCGGACGTGCCGGGCCTGATCCTTCATGACGTCCTGCCTGCTCAGCCGAAAGCGGACGGCTCGGCGGCGTCGCCTGCCTCCGGGCCTGCACCTGCCCCCGCGGCCCCACAAGATACGCCTCCCGCTGCGCCGCCCGGCGCACCGGTGGTGACACCGCGCCCGGCCGCGCCGGTGCCGCTGGAATGGCGGGCGATCCGTGGCACGGACGGCCTCCGCCTGGACGGAACGCTGCCGGACGCGGCCGCTCGTATCGAGTTTCTCGGGATGGCGCGCGGCCGTTTTGGTGAAACGCCTGTCGAGGACCGGATGACGGTCGAGCCGGCACTGCGAGCCGAAATCGACCTGCGCGCCGCCGTCGCCTTCGCGCTCGATGCGCTGTCGAAGCTCAAAGCCGGCTCCGTGACGATCCGCGAGAAGGCGTTTGCGATCACGGGCGAGGCGGCGGACGCCGCGAGCCTCACGGCGTTGCGTGATCTTCTCGCCGGTGGCGCCCCTGCCGGGCTGACGCTGGCCGCGACGCCGGACAATGTCGTCGTCCGGCCTTATAGCCTGTCGCTCTCGGCCGATCGGACCGGTTTGCGGCTCTCCGGATATCTGCCCGATCGTGCAACGCAGGCTGCGCTCCGGGCTCTCGTCGCTGATTCGCCGCTGAAGGACCGCTTCGAGGATGCGACGACGCTCGTTCCAAGGGCTCCCACCGGCTTTGCCGAAGCGGCGCGCGCCGTGCTCGCCGATCTGCTGCGCCTGGATCTCGGCTCGGCGACGATCGTGGACGATCAGGTGACATTGCGCGGCCTGACCTGCCGCGACCTGATCAAGAGCGAGATCGAGACCAGCGCCGCCACCGGCCTGCCGCAGGGCTTCAAGGTGGATGCGGCCGTCAGCTTGCGCCAGACCGGCTGCGTGGTCGATCCGCCGGCAAGCTGCCAGAACGACCTCGACGGACTGACCAAGCGCAACACGGTGCTGTTCGGCCAGGGAACCTCGGTCGTGGAGCTCGACGCCACGACCGAACGTGTCATCGGCGAGGCCGCTGCCATTCTGCAGAAGTGCCCGGGCTCTCCGGTCGTGATCGAAGGCCACGCCAATCGCGATGGCGAGCGGCGCGGCTTCGACAACATGGACCTGTCGCTGCGTCGTGCCTTGCGCGTCCGCGACGAGTTGGCGCGGCGCGGTATCGAGCCCGGCCAGCTTGCGGTCAAAGGCTATGGCAGTACCCGCCCGCTCGTGCCGCACGAGGCGCCAGAGGCCCGGGCGATGAACCGCCGCGTGCAGTTCACCGTGGCGAAGTAG